The Cellulophaga lytica DSM 7489 nucleotide sequence TGTTTCTACCATAGCTACAAAGCACATATAGCTATTTTGATCATTTAAATCTTTAACACTACTATTTATCACTTTATTTTCTACGCCAAAACTGCTTAACATTTTAGACGTTTGCGCACTTAGCTCTATTCTGTGAGTTAGTACTACAACTTTTTTATTTTTTTGAGCTATATATCTACGGGCAATTTCAGAAAAAACTACTGTTTTTCCGCCACCGGTAGGCAATTGATACAACAAGTTTGTACCAACAGGATTTTCATCAAAATATGTGAATATTTTGTTTAAATCCTCTAGTTGGTAGTCGTATAATGTTTTTTCTGTAGTTGTTCTCTGTTCTTCCAAATTGGATAACCTATTTTGTAATTAATCGTAGAAAAACGATGTATTTAAGTTTAAAAATAAACCTTGCTAAATTAGGCGATTTTTGTTCTTTTAGAAAACATTAGAGCATAAAACTGATAAAAAATGCTGATAAATAAAGATAATTACATTTAATCTATAGCATCTAAAGCTCTAGAAAATCCGTCAGAAAACATCCAATTATTATCTTGTGTGTGTTTATAAATAACTAAAATACGATCTTTAAACTCTGGTAAAATTGCATTAAGAGCAATGTACTGTATAGCTTGCTCAAAAGAGTTTAGCATACTTTTGTAAAAAGCATCTGGTACATTTTTGTGTACAGAAAATTCTTGAGCAATTTCTAAATTATACAGCATAACATCTGCAACCAAAGGGGCATCTACCCCTAGCAATAAAAAGTTTTTTATATATTTTTGAGCTACAGATCTGCGTGCTCTAGGGCGTTTACGTTTTACAGGAAAATACTCATTACCTATTTTTAACTTGGCTTCTTGTACTAGTTTTTCTTCTTTTGGGTTAAAAACAAAACTATAATAAGCTTTAACAGCCGGAAACTTCTCATAAAGTCCTAATAACTGTTCTTCTAATTCGCTTTTTTTTAATTCTGATAAATATTTTTTTAAAGCTCTTTTACTCATACAAAAATCTATAAGCCCGAAAGTTACCAAATAAAATAAACCTGCAATAATTTATTTATAAGCTGCTAAATTTACAAAAAGTAAGTTTTTTATTAATAAGTAATGTATAAACAGTATGTTAAATGTTTGGAAAATAACATTTTAAAATGTATACTGTAGTTTTAAACTTTAAATTAACAGAACAGATATATGAGGCAACTAAAGATCATCAAACAGGTAACTAACAGAGAATCAAAATCATTAGATAAATACCTGCAAGATATCAGCAAAATAGATCTAATTACTGCCAATGAAGAAGTAGAGTTAGCTCAAAAAATACGTGCTGGTGACGAAGCCGCACTAGAAAAATTAACAAATGCAAATTTAAGATTTGTTGTTTCCGTTGCTAAACAATATCAAAATCAGGGTCTAAAATTACCAGATTTAATTAATGAAGGTAATGTAGGTTTGGTAAAAGCTGCTAAAAGATTTGATGAAACCAGAGGTTTTAAGTTTATTTCTTATGCTGTATGGTGGATTAGACAGTCTATTTTACAAGCACTAGCAGAACAGTCTAGAATTGTACGTTTACCACTAAACAAAATTGGTTCTATAAATAAAATTAAGAAAGCATTTTCTTATTTAGAACAAACACATGAAAGACCACCTTCTGCAGAAGAAATAGCTAAGGAGTTAGAGTTGTCTGTTAGTGAAGTAAAGCAATCTATGAAAAACTCTGGGAGACACGTATCTATGGATGCGCCTTTTAAAGAAGGAGAAGATTCTAACCTATATGATGTTATAAAATATGGTGAATCTCCTAACCCAGATGAAAAATTAATGCACCAATCTTTAAATACTGAGATTAATAGAGCATTAGAAACATTATCTCCTAGAGAAGCAGATGTTGTTAAGTTGTATTACGGTATTGGAGATAAACATTCTATGACTTTAGAGGAAATAGGTCAAATTTTTGATTTAACACGTGAGCGTGTAAGGCAAATTAGAGAAAAAGCTATACGTAAGCTTAAGCACAACTCTAGAAGTAAAATATTAAAAACATACTTAGGGTAGTTTTTTAAATATATTAAAAAAAAAGAGCAACTAATTTAGTTGCTCTTTTTTTTATGCTTTTTACAGTGTAAATACGCCACTAAGAATAATTTAGCTTGGTAATATTCACTTCTGATAGAATTTCATTTAGGCTCTCTACAAATGATAAGTAAGCCGAGTTGTTTTGGTGTGCCATAACAAAAGATTTTGGGGTTTATTAAAATATTTAAATAACAACTACAGTTATATGTAATCTAATTCTACTAATTCATTTAGACTTAAAATTTCGTTTAAATCGTGTAAGAAGTTAAGGTATTCTTCTCCGTAAGTATCGTATAACATAATAAGTAGGTTATTTGGGTTTCTAATCTGGTTTAAAACTACTGAAACACTTTTGTTGTTACAATAAAATGTGGTGAACTTATTATTTTTTGTTGTGAAAACATGCCTTTAATATTATCACCAATTAAAAATTAAAAGAATTACAATTCTTCTTCAGCTAATCTTAATAACTCTTCATCTAACTGTTGTTCTACCAAAGGAAATTCGTTTATAAAACAATTGTAAAGAAAGTTTAAATGTTTTACATCTACATCGTCTTTAATTGCATTTTCCATTTGCAAAACACTTTCAAATAAAGCATCGGTTTTCATCATTTTTAAACCTGCTTTTATTTTGTGTGTAGCAAATTTTAAAGCCTCATAATCTTCATTTTTTATATGTACTATTGCTTTACCTATAAATTCTAAGGCATTATTTTTAAACAGCTTAACTAACTCCTGAAGCATACTTAAATCTCCCATACACTCATTTAAAACTGGTGTTAGGTTTAATTTACGTGTTTCTCCGTGATCATTAATATGATTACTTGTTAATGTTTCCATGCTTGCATTTTTTTGTAATTGCTCCAATAAAGTATTTAGTAACTCTTCAGAGGTGTAGGGTTTTAATAAAAAATTAGTAAAATTTGAGGTGTTGAATTCTGTACTTTTTTGTATTTCTTCATCTGCAGTAACAGCAATTATTGGGGTATTGCTAATTCTTACATTGTGGTGTGTTCTAATTATTTCTGCTATTTCATCGCCATTTTTTTCTGGCATTCTCATATCCATTAAAATTATGTCTATGATGTTGTTTTCTAAAACTTCTAATCCGTCTTTATAATTGTCGGTAACAAAAGATGTACACTGCCATTTGTCTAACTTAAATTCTAGTAACTTTTGGTTTAGTTTGTTATCTTCAAAAACCAAAACATTAATACCACTAATATTAGCAACATTAAATGCTGTAACTGGTTTTAGAGGTTTTTTAAATGGTATTGTAAAAGTAAAAGTTGTACCAACAGACTCTCTGTTAGATACATAAATGGATCCGTTAAGAGATTCTACTAACTCTTTGGCAACATTTAAGCCTAAACCAAGTTTAGATTTATCTTGACTATAAATATCAAAAATTTGTGAAACTTTATCGTCAGAAATACTACCATTTGTATCGTTTACATTAAACTCTACAATTACATTATCTGTATAATTTTCTTTAACTGCTGCAGTAACTAAAATTTGACCTTTAGCAGTAGTTTGTATGCTGTTGCCTACAATATTTAGTAATATATGAGATAATTTAGACGGATCGCCTATTAACTTTTCTGGTATATATTTATCTATTTCTTTATTTAAGATAAGCTCATTATTGGTAATTAATGTATTACATAAAAACAATACATCATTAACTACATTTTTAAACTTAATAGGAATGCTTAAATTACTATCTGTAGTGTTAGTTGTAAAACCAATTAAATCCTCAGAAACACTTAATATAGTATTAGATGTAGCCTGTATCTCCTTCACTATTTTTTCTTGTTCCATAGTTAAGTTGCTTTTTAATAGTTTTTCTGTATTGTTTAATATACTATGTAACGGTTTCTTAATTTCGCTATTAGCCTCAGTAATTAATTTGCCTTGTAATGTATTTTGTGAAGATGAGGAAGTTGCTTGTGCATTACTCCTATTAACAAGTAGTTTTTTAAAATTATTTAAAACACCCCTAAGCGCGTCTGCTTGTTTAACAGACAACTCGTTAAAAGAAAAACTGTCTAATTTTTCTTGTAAACTTGATAATGAAGTATGTAAGTCTTTCAATTTCAATTTAGGGAAATTTACGTTGTTAAATCTTAAATTAATTTTATTACAATGTAAATCTCAATATTTAACAGTGTACTACCAATTAAATGTTATATAGGTATCTTTTTTTGTTGTGAAACTCCCTTATTTGTAAGTTATTAGTTTTTAAAA carries:
- a CDS encoding DUF6155 family protein, whose amino-acid sequence is MSKRALKKYLSELKKSELEEQLLGLYEKFPAVKAYYSFVFNPKEEKLVQEAKLKIGNEYFPVKRKRPRARRSVAQKYIKNFLLLGVDAPLVADVMLYNLEIAQEFSVHKNVPDAFYKSMLNSFEQAIQYIALNAILPEFKDRILVIYKHTQDNNWMFSDGFSRALDAID
- a CDS encoding sigma-70 family RNA polymerase sigma factor, whose amino-acid sequence is MRQLKIIKQVTNRESKSLDKYLQDISKIDLITANEEVELAQKIRAGDEAALEKLTNANLRFVVSVAKQYQNQGLKLPDLINEGNVGLVKAAKRFDETRGFKFISYAVWWIRQSILQALAEQSRIVRLPLNKIGSINKIKKAFSYLEQTHERPPSAEEIAKELELSVSEVKQSMKNSGRHVSMDAPFKEGEDSNLYDVIKYGESPNPDEKLMHQSLNTEINRALETLSPREADVVKLYYGIGDKHSMTLEEIGQIFDLTRERVRQIREKAIRKLKHNSRSKILKTYLG
- a CDS encoding response regulator, with translation MKLKDLHTSLSSLQEKLDSFSFNELSVKQADALRGVLNNFKKLLVNRSNAQATSSSSQNTLQGKLITEANSEIKKPLHSILNNTEKLLKSNLTMEQEKIVKEIQATSNTILSVSEDLIGFTTNTTDSNLSIPIKFKNVVNDVLFLCNTLITNNELILNKEIDKYIPEKLIGDPSKLSHILLNIVGNSIQTTAKGQILVTAAVKENYTDNVIVEFNVNDTNGSISDDKVSQIFDIYSQDKSKLGLGLNVAKELVESLNGSIYVSNRESVGTTFTFTIPFKKPLKPVTAFNVANISGINVLVFEDNKLNQKLLEFKLDKWQCTSFVTDNYKDGLEVLENNIIDIILMDMRMPEKNGDEIAEIIRTHHNVRISNTPIIAVTADEEIQKSTEFNTSNFTNFLLKPYTSEELLNTLLEQLQKNASMETLTSNHINDHGETRKLNLTPVLNECMGDLSMLQELVKLFKNNALEFIGKAIVHIKNEDYEALKFATHKIKAGLKMMKTDALFESVLQMENAIKDDVDVKHLNFLYNCFINEFPLVEQQLDEELLRLAEEEL